The nucleotide window CGAGCTTTTGATCCGCACCTTCAGTACGCCCGCGGATCACGTGGTCTTCGCCGATCCCTCCTTCGTCGTCTACCGGCTGGCCTGTCTGGCGCACGGTGTGAAGTTCACGGCCGTGCCGTTGAAGGACTTCCGTCACGATCTTGATGCGATGACCGCCGCCGTGACGGACTCGACACGCCTGCTTTTCGTGGCGAATCCCAACAACCCGACGGGGACCTACGTGACGCGACAGGGCGTCGAGCGCTTCTTGAAGCAAGTGCCCGCACACGTGATCGTGGTGATGGATGAGGCCTATCTCCAGTACCCGGACGCCAGCGACTACCCCGACAGCCTGACCTTGCGCGAGGCCCGCGAGCGTCTCGTCGTGCTGCGAACGTTCTCCAAGATCTATGGGCTCTCCGCCCTGCGCGTCGGCTACGCCCTGGGACCGGCGCCCCTCATCGACTACATGAACCGCGTGCGGGCGCCCTTCAACGTGGGCAGCATTGGCCAAGCGGCGGCCCTCGCCGCCTTGGACGATCGCGACCACGTGGAGCGCAGCCGCCGCGAGAACCGCGAGCAGCGCGCGCGGCTGGAGTCGGCGCTACCGTCTTTGGGGCTGAGCATCGTGCCGAGCCAGGCGAACTTCGTGTTCAC belongs to Polyangiaceae bacterium and includes:
- the hisC gene encoding histidinol-phosphate transaminase, with protein sequence MASLVTPSIESLVPYEAGKPIEEVARELGVPRAVKLASNENPLGPSPKAVEAARAALSEAHRYPDAAAYRLRERLSAEHDLPMNQILQGNGSNELIELLIRTFSTPADHVVFADPSFVVYRLACLAHGVKFTAVPLKDFRHDLDAMTAAVTDSTRLLFVANPNNPTGTYVTRQGVERFLKQVPAHVIVVMDEAYLQYPDASDYPDSLTLREARERLVVLRTFSKIYGLSALRVGYALGPAPLIDYMNRVRAPFNVGSIGQAAALAALDDRDHVERSRRENREQRARLESALPSLGLSIVPSQANFVFTDAGRPGRQVFDALLRKGVIVRPMGTSNYLRITVGTAEENDRLLAALKEVLA